The Pseudomonas sp. KU26590 genomic sequence AGACGGCAGACGAGGCGGCGAATTACCTCGAGAGCAGCTCGGCCGACGTGGCGCTCCTTCTGACCGATATCCTCATGCCGGGCACCTTGAACGGTGCAGACCTTGCGAACCTGTCGCGCAACAAGTATCCGCACATCCCGATTCTGATCATGTCAGGTCACGAGACACCGGAGAGCTCTGGCGTCGTACATCCGGTGGTGTTCATTCGCAAACCCTGGAGCTTCGGCCAGCTTTTACAGGGCGTGAACAGGGCCTTGGGCTACGACAAAGACGAAAGCCTGTGACCCTC encodes the following:
- a CDS encoding response regulator translates to MAADVPNMGLILVVEDEEIIREFVCEILEDEGFTTHALETADEAANYLESSSADVALLLTDILMPGTLNGADLANLSRNKYPHIPILIMSGHETPESSGVVHPVVFIRKPWSFGQLLQGVNRALGYDKDESL